A single window of Nocardioides kongjuensis DNA harbors:
- a CDS encoding N-acetylmuramoyl-L-alanine amidase: MSPYPTEIPEHTRRSRFVTLCQQALALAVVVAVLTPAARTVTMEVRPAEPGATTLPGTVSLQAATTPLTVPTATVDPTVTSYSLTPSPSAVSGRVTLHGSVKELADGGDKVTSDALPVEGYGTVGVTWAHGAAVPEDGITVDVRTRTGDTWSGWTAADYHDEHGPDPDSEEGQHTRPGTEPVLVGDVDQVQVRVETADVAPADLQVAVIDPGTPSATAKEGPALSSGAGAATTSGQANARPGTDGAIAMQAATTGAPQPQIYSRAQWGAPEDPSYKPKYGTISAGFVHHTVNANDYRPEDVPAILRGIWKYHVKTRGWSDIGYNFLVDRFGRIWEGRAGGIDKPVVGAHTLGYNDYSFAMSAIGNYETAQPTPEMINAYGALFAWKLSLSGVDAASMSQQVGKSRFAAINGHRDAGKTACPGKYLYAQIPAIRALAAQIQQGALLGQLNGNYIGSANPDVVVRKASTGRLFLHDLDRVGGRWAIAATVKTNVYVPWAKQVLRVGDWDGDGLNDLIVIRKSDKAPVLFRGAGGGTFQPAQVLPGSFGGVKMLAAVGDMTGDKLPDLMGQPKGGQMQVYPGNGVNGFQAAVPAAGPVPGKRLVPVGRWNKDGSPDALVSDGTALSLYTGILPGGWAAAKAMKSGVPGYDWVIGLGPMASGGKVVVVRSKATGAVYALEKTKAKKFGSPIFLKKRKKFDLAG; the protein is encoded by the coding sequence ATGTCGCCGTACCCCACGGAGATCCCCGAGCACACCCGGCGGAGCCGGTTCGTGACGCTGTGCCAGCAGGCGCTGGCCCTGGCTGTCGTCGTCGCCGTCCTCACGCCCGCAGCACGCACCGTGACCATGGAGGTCCGCCCCGCCGAGCCGGGCGCCACGACCCTGCCCGGCACGGTCAGCCTGCAGGCCGCGACCACCCCGCTGACGGTCCCGACCGCCACGGTCGACCCGACCGTGACGTCGTACTCGCTCACCCCGTCGCCGAGCGCCGTCAGCGGCCGGGTCACGCTGCACGGCAGCGTCAAGGAGCTGGCCGACGGCGGTGACAAGGTCACGAGCGACGCGCTGCCGGTCGAGGGCTACGGCACCGTCGGCGTCACCTGGGCCCACGGCGCCGCCGTCCCCGAGGACGGGATCACGGTCGACGTCCGCACCCGTACCGGTGACACCTGGAGCGGCTGGACCGCCGCCGACTACCACGACGAGCACGGCCCCGACCCCGACAGCGAGGAGGGCCAGCACACGCGCCCCGGCACCGAGCCGGTCCTGGTCGGCGACGTCGACCAGGTGCAGGTCCGGGTCGAGACCGCCGACGTCGCGCCGGCCGACCTGCAGGTCGCCGTCATCGACCCCGGTACGCCGTCCGCCACCGCGAAGGAGGGCCCGGCGCTCTCCTCGGGTGCCGGTGCCGCGACCACCTCGGGCCAGGCGAACGCGCGACCCGGGACGGACGGCGCGATCGCGATGCAGGCCGCCACGACCGGTGCGCCGCAGCCGCAGATCTACTCGCGGGCCCAGTGGGGCGCGCCCGAGGACCCCAGCTACAAGCCGAAGTACGGCACGATCAGCGCGGGCTTCGTCCACCACACGGTGAACGCCAACGACTACCGGCCCGAGGACGTCCCGGCGATCCTGCGCGGCATCTGGAAGTACCACGTCAAGACCCGGGGTTGGAGCGACATCGGCTACAACTTCCTCGTCGACCGGTTCGGCCGGATCTGGGAAGGCCGTGCCGGTGGCATCGACAAGCCGGTCGTCGGCGCCCACACCCTCGGCTACAACGACTACTCCTTCGCGATGTCCGCGATCGGTAATTACGAGACCGCGCAGCCGACCCCCGAGATGATCAACGCGTACGGCGCCCTGTTCGCGTGGAAGCTCTCCCTGTCCGGCGTCGACGCCGCCTCGATGAGCCAGCAGGTCGGCAAGAGCAGGTTCGCCGCGATCAACGGACACCGTGACGCCGGCAAGACGGCCTGCCCCGGCAAGTACCTGTACGCGCAGATCCCGGCCATCCGGGCGCTCGCCGCCCAGATCCAGCAGGGCGCGCTCCTCGGCCAGCTCAACGGCAACTACATCGGCTCGGCCAACCCGGACGTGGTCGTCCGCAAGGCCTCGACGGGCCGCCTGTTCCTCCACGACCTCGACCGGGTCGGTGGCCGGTGGGCGATCGCGGCGACGGTGAAGACCAACGTCTACGTGCCGTGGGCCAAGCAGGTGCTCCGCGTCGGCGACTGGGACGGCGACGGGCTCAACGACCTGATCGTGATCCGCAAGAGCGACAAGGCGCCGGTGCTCTTCCGTGGCGCCGGTGGCGGGACGTTCCAGCCCGCACAGGTGCTGCCGGGCAGCTTCGGCGGCGTGAAGATGCTCGCTGCCGTCGGGGACATGACCGGCGACAAGCTGCCGGACCTGATGGGCCAGCCGAAGGGCGGCCAGATGCAGGTCTACCCGGGCAACGGTGTCAACGGCTTCCAGGCGGCCGTGCCCGCAGCGGGCCCGGTCCCGGGCAAGCGACTCGTCCCGGTCGGACGCTGGAACAAGGACGGGTCGCCCGACGCCCTCGTCAGCGACGGGACGGCGCTCTCGCTCTACACCGGCATCCTGCCCGGTGGGTGGGCGGCCGCGAAGGCCATGAAGTCGGGCGTCCCCGGCTACGACTGGGTGATCGGCCTGGGCCCGATGGCCAGCGGTGGCAAGGTCGTCGTCGTGCGCAGCAAGGCGACCGGAGCGGTCTACGCCCTGGAGAAGACCAAGGCCAAGAAGTTCGGCTCGCCCATCTTCTTGAAGAAGCGCAAGAAGTTCGACCTCGCGGGCTAG
- a CDS encoding TIGR03089 family protein, protein MTTPTTFPAVLAARLRTDPGQPLVTFYDQATGERVELSVTTWANWVAKASSLLVDELGLERGDRIAVDLPPHWLGTVFLGAAWNCGLVVTTSADAAPTDLAAVVCGPDTLSAWAERTGELAVLACALLPLGVRFAEPVPAGVTDVGIDIWSQPDAFTAWDPPQADDLALEVGDRTLSQAGLWSEAAVTGLVGNGRLLAVADPVAEPAILCEPLLAGGSLVLVVRAEPERLEATYVAEHATARFPA, encoded by the coding sequence GTGACGACCCCGACCACGTTTCCCGCTGTCCTGGCCGCCCGCCTCCGCACCGACCCGGGCCAGCCGCTGGTGACCTTCTACGACCAGGCGACCGGCGAGCGGGTCGAGCTGTCGGTCACCACGTGGGCGAACTGGGTGGCGAAGGCGAGCTCGCTGCTCGTCGACGAGCTGGGCCTGGAGCGTGGCGACCGGATCGCGGTCGACCTGCCGCCGCACTGGCTCGGAACCGTCTTCCTCGGCGCGGCCTGGAACTGCGGCCTGGTCGTCACGACGAGCGCGGACGCCGCCCCCACCGATCTCGCCGCCGTCGTGTGCGGACCCGACACCCTGTCCGCGTGGGCTGAGCGGACCGGCGAGCTCGCGGTCCTGGCCTGTGCCCTGCTGCCGCTCGGCGTCCGGTTCGCGGAGCCGGTCCCGGCCGGCGTGACCGACGTCGGCATCGACATCTGGTCCCAGCCCGACGCCTTCACGGCATGGGACCCGCCACAGGCCGACGACCTGGCCCTCGAGGTGGGGGACCGGACGCTGAGCCAGGCCGGGCTGTGGAGCGAGGCGGCCGTCACCGGTCTGGTCGGCAACGGCCGCCTGCTCGCGGTCGCCGACCCCGTCGCGGAGCCGGCGATCCTCTGTGAGCCGCTCCTTGCAGGCGGCTCACTCGTCCTGGTCGTCCGGGCCGAGCCGGAGCGGCTCGAGGCGACGTACGTCGCCGAGCACGCCACGGCCCGCTTCCCCGCCTGA
- a CDS encoding mannose-1-phosphate guanylyltransferase yields MVLDEIPGFWAVVPAGGAGTRLWPLSRSHAPKFLHDLTGAGRTLLEQTHDRLTPLAGDRILVVTGAAHRAAVRGQLPTLPEDAVVAEPSARDSMAAIGLAAALLEARGAEVMGSFAADHVIPDPERFGASVAEAVAAAREGWLVTIGIEPTFASSAFGYVRQGEPLPGHPSARRVVEFVEKPSVPVAEEYLATGQYRWNAGMFVVRPTVLLDLLAEQDPGFAATLRTIAAAPERLGELWESLPKIAIDHAVAEPAAAAGKVVTIPGTFAWDDIGDFDSLATLLGDDDACSVLGDETLTQLIGASGIVVPRSGRTVAVIGLDDVVVVDTPDALLVTTRARAQEVKNVVAALKEQGRADLV; encoded by the coding sequence ATGGTCCTCGACGAGATCCCCGGCTTCTGGGCCGTGGTCCCCGCCGGCGGTGCCGGGACGCGGCTGTGGCCGCTGTCGCGCTCGCACGCTCCCAAGTTCCTCCACGACCTCACCGGCGCCGGTCGCACCCTGCTCGAGCAGACCCACGACCGGCTCACCCCGCTCGCGGGTGACCGGATCCTCGTCGTCACCGGCGCCGCGCACCGTGCGGCCGTCCGCGGTCAGCTCCCGACGCTGCCCGAGGACGCCGTCGTGGCCGAGCCGTCGGCCCGGGACTCGATGGCCGCCATCGGACTGGCGGCCGCCCTGCTCGAGGCCCGTGGCGCCGAGGTGATGGGCTCCTTCGCGGCCGACCACGTGATCCCCGACCCGGAGCGCTTCGGCGCCTCCGTGGCCGAGGCCGTCGCCGCCGCCCGCGAGGGCTGGCTGGTCACCATCGGCATCGAGCCGACCTTCGCCTCGTCCGCGTTCGGGTACGTCCGTCAGGGCGAGCCGCTGCCCGGTCACCCGTCCGCGCGCCGGGTCGTCGAGTTCGTGGAGAAGCCGTCGGTCCCGGTGGCCGAGGAGTACCTCGCGACCGGTCAGTACCGGTGGAACGCCGGCATGTTCGTCGTACGCCCGACGGTGCTGCTCGACCTGCTGGCCGAGCAGGACCCCGGCTTCGCGGCCACCCTGCGCACCATCGCCGCCGCCCCGGAGCGCCTGGGTGAGCTGTGGGAGAGCCTGCCGAAGATCGCCATCGACCACGCCGTGGCCGAGCCCGCGGCCGCCGCCGGCAAGGTGGTCACCATCCCCGGGACCTTCGCCTGGGACGACATCGGCGACTTCGACTCGCTCGCCACGCTCCTCGGCGACGACGACGCCTGCAGCGTCCTCGGCGACGAGACCCTGACCCAGTTGATCGGTGCGAGCGGGATCGTCGTCCCGCGCTCGGGCCGCACCGTCGCGGTGATCGGGCTGGACGACGTCGTCGTCGTCGACACCCCGGACGCGCTGCTCGTCACCACGCGGGCGCGGGCGCAGGAGGTCAAGAACGTGGTCGCCGCGCTGAAGGAGCAGGGGCGCGCGGACCTGGTGTGA
- a CDS encoding DUF3105 domain-containing protein — MAKSSKSEKSERRQVIDDIRRKQKRADKRQGMAIVGVCVAVALIIVGAALYPKVRDMVNDQKWKGKSVAEIGASASVCGKITEKEATGSGEHVPEGQQVDYKDAPPAFGAHWNVAGVAPTPIGDRFYTEDSRPELEALVHNLEHGYTILWYDTTANDDSSEISAMRAIAKIMDANDTNQRLKFKVAPWTKADEKEVGKFPKGQHIAFTHWRVDPDTQKQYGSWQYCSEVSGAALSTFMDKYPFTDAPEPYAY; from the coding sequence GTGGCCAAGTCCAGCAAGTCCGAGAAGTCGGAGCGCCGCCAAGTCATCGACGACATCCGGCGCAAGCAGAAGCGCGCCGACAAGCGCCAGGGCATGGCCATCGTCGGCGTCTGCGTCGCGGTCGCACTCATCATCGTCGGCGCGGCGCTCTACCCGAAGGTCCGCGACATGGTCAACGACCAGAAGTGGAAGGGCAAGAGCGTCGCCGAGATCGGCGCTTCTGCCAGCGTGTGCGGCAAGATCACCGAGAAGGAGGCCACGGGCAGCGGCGAGCACGTCCCCGAGGGCCAGCAGGTCGACTACAAGGACGCCCCGCCCGCCTTCGGCGCCCACTGGAACGTGGCCGGCGTCGCTCCCACCCCGATCGGCGACCGCTTCTACACCGAGGACTCCCGCCCCGAGCTCGAGGCGCTCGTGCACAACCTCGAGCACGGCTACACGATCCTGTGGTACGACACCACCGCCAACGACGACTCCTCCGAGATCTCGGCCATGCGCGCCATCGCCAAGATCATGGACGCCAACGACACCAACCAGCGACTGAAGTTCAAGGTCGCCCCGTGGACCAAGGCGGACGAGAAGGAGGTCGGCAAGTTCCCGAAGGGCCAGCACATCGCCTTCACCCACTGGCGCGTCGACCCCGACACCCAGAAGCAGTACGGCTCCTGGCAGTACTGCTCCGAGGTCAGCGGTGCCGCACTGAGCACGTTCATGGACAAGTACCCGTTCACCGACGCCCCGGAGCCCTACGCGTACTGA
- a CDS encoding coenzyme F420-0:L-glutamate ligase, with protein sequence MALSVTAPDGVPEIRPGDDLAAALLAALGPEDLVDGDVLVVTSKVVSKAEGRIEDGDREVWIDAETDRLVARRGPTRIVRNRLGLTMAAAGVDASNVAAGSVVLLPLDPDASARALRAAVAERRGVNVGVVVTDTAGRAWREGQTDIAIGAAGLAVLESFAGRVDAHGNELAVTAPAVADEIASAVELAQGKLGARPCAVLRGRADLVLAPGEDGPGARALIRAEGADLFGYGAREAVIQAVAAQPGARTPFGSPVDAAEFVAALGRAGITAHATAPDVVHTDRERRAAADIVAFAHGWHSTQTGDVDTDLRFRPVTP encoded by the coding sequence ATGGCGCTGAGCGTGACCGCGCCCGACGGCGTGCCCGAGATCCGTCCGGGCGACGACCTCGCTGCTGCCCTGCTCGCCGCGCTCGGACCCGAGGACCTCGTCGACGGCGACGTGCTCGTGGTGACCAGCAAGGTGGTCAGCAAGGCCGAGGGCCGGATCGAGGACGGCGACCGCGAGGTGTGGATCGACGCCGAGACCGACCGCCTGGTCGCCCGCCGCGGCCCGACCCGGATCGTGCGCAACCGCCTCGGCCTGACCATGGCCGCTGCCGGCGTCGACGCCTCGAACGTCGCCGCGGGGTCCGTGGTCCTGCTCCCCCTCGACCCCGACGCCTCGGCCCGCGCGCTGCGAGCCGCGGTCGCCGAGCGGCGCGGCGTCAACGTCGGCGTCGTCGTCACCGACACCGCCGGCCGGGCCTGGCGCGAGGGCCAGACCGACATCGCCATCGGCGCCGCCGGCCTGGCCGTGCTCGAGTCGTTCGCCGGCCGGGTCGACGCCCACGGCAACGAGCTCGCCGTCACCGCCCCCGCCGTCGCCGACGAGATCGCCTCCGCCGTCGAGCTCGCCCAGGGCAAGCTCGGCGCCCGCCCCTGCGCCGTGCTGCGAGGTCGCGCGGACCTCGTCCTCGCCCCGGGCGAGGACGGTCCCGGCGCCCGCGCACTGATCCGCGCCGAGGGCGCCGACCTGTTCGGGTACGGCGCCCGCGAGGCCGTCATCCAGGCGGTCGCCGCCCAGCCGGGCGCACGCACGCCGTTCGGCAGTCCCGTCGACGCCGCGGAGTTCGTCGCCGCGCTCGGCCGCGCGGGGATCACCGCCCACGCGACGGCCCCGGACGTCGTGCACACGGACAGGGAGCGACGCGCGGCCGCCGACATCGTCGCGTTCGCCCACGGATGGCACAGCACGCAGACCGGCGATGTCGACACCGACCTGCGGTTTCGACCGGTGACTCCGTAG
- the cofD gene encoding 2-phospho-L-lactate transferase → MDSTPDATASGPIGRPARKLTVLSGGMGGARFLQGLLHGIAAGTLPGVAPDAHVTVVANNADDWWIHGLKVCPDLDTVMYTLGDGIDLERGWGRREETWSAKEELAAYGVEPTWFGLGDRDIATHLVRTQMLDAGYPLSQVTQALCKRWLEPTYGDRLRLLPMTDDRVETHVAVADADSASGKRVVHFQEYWVRLRAEVPAEQVVFVGLDQSSPAPGVLDAITGADLVVLPPSNPVVSVGTILGVPGLRDAVRATDAKVVGLSPIVGDSHVRGMAEQMLTSIGVEISAAGVGLNYGARAAGGVLDGWLVDERDAAQVARLEAAGIRSAAVPLMMTDHDATAAMAAAAIDLVR, encoded by the coding sequence GTGGACTCGACACCTGACGCGACAGCCAGTGGACCCATCGGCCGACCTGCGCGGAAGCTGACCGTCCTCTCGGGCGGCATGGGCGGAGCCCGTTTCCTGCAAGGCCTGCTCCACGGCATCGCCGCTGGAACCCTACCGGGTGTCGCCCCGGACGCCCACGTGACGGTGGTCGCCAACAACGCCGACGACTGGTGGATCCACGGCCTCAAGGTCTGCCCCGACCTCGACACCGTGATGTACACCCTCGGCGACGGCATCGACCTCGAGCGCGGCTGGGGCCGGCGGGAGGAGACCTGGAGCGCCAAGGAGGAGCTGGCGGCGTACGGCGTCGAGCCGACCTGGTTCGGTCTCGGCGATCGCGACATCGCCACCCACCTGGTGCGCACCCAGATGCTCGACGCGGGCTACCCGCTCTCGCAGGTCACGCAGGCGCTGTGCAAGCGCTGGCTGGAGCCGACGTACGGCGACCGGCTGCGCCTGTTGCCGATGACCGACGACCGCGTCGAGACCCACGTCGCCGTCGCCGACGCGGACAGCGCCAGCGGCAAGAGGGTCGTGCACTTCCAGGAGTACTGGGTCCGGCTGCGCGCGGAGGTGCCCGCCGAGCAGGTCGTGTTCGTGGGCCTCGACCAGTCCTCCCCCGCGCCGGGCGTGCTCGACGCCATCACCGGCGCCGACCTGGTGGTGCTGCCACCGTCGAACCCGGTCGTGTCGGTCGGGACGATCCTCGGCGTCCCCGGCCTGCGCGACGCCGTGCGCGCGACCGACGCGAAGGTCGTCGGCCTGTCCCCCATCGTCGGCGACAGCCACGTGCGCGGCATGGCCGAGCAGATGCTGACCTCGATCGGCGTCGAGATCAGCGCGGCCGGCGTCGGCCTCAACTACGGCGCCCGTGCGGCCGGCGGGGTGCTCGACGGCTGGCTGGTCGACGAGCGCGATGCCGCGCAGGTGGCGCGGCTGGAGGCGGCCGGGATCCGCTCGGCCGCCGTACCGCTGATGATGACCGACCACGACGCCACGGCCGCCATGGCCGCCGCTGCGATCGACCTGGTGCGCTGA
- a CDS encoding WhiB family transcriptional regulator, producing MRELFLVEADSEELGWQERALCAQTDPEAFFPEKGGSTREAKKVCQTCEVRIECLEAALGNDERFGIWGGMSERERRKLKKRAV from the coding sequence GTGAGGGAACTGTTCCTGGTCGAAGCAGATTCCGAAGAGCTGGGGTGGCAGGAGCGCGCGCTGTGCGCGCAGACCGACCCCGAGGCGTTCTTCCCGGAGAAGGGAGGATCGACGCGCGAGGCCAAGAAGGTCTGCCAGACCTGCGAGGTGCGCATCGAGTGCCTCGAGGCGGCGCTGGGCAACGACGAGCGCTTCGGCATCTGGGGTGGCATGTCGGAGCGCGAGCGCCGCAAGCTGAAGAAGCGCGCCGTCTGA
- a CDS encoding glycosyltransferase codes for MSQQPEVAVLLVSHDGSTWLPAVLDGLLAQTAPPARVVAVDTGSKDGSADLVRAALAGRLSLEQRSLAGDTGFPDAVAEGLLVLAETGTAPDWVWILHDDANPAPDALAALLAAAAARPDADILGPKLREWPSLRRLLELGVTISGTGRRETGLERGEYDQGQHDEVREVLAVNSAGMLVRREVLEELGGFDSALPIFGNDIDLGWRAAAAGRTTLVVPDAVVFHAEAAHRGIRRTPLTGRHTHFQERRAALFTLLANGRGATLPLQVLRLTLGSLLRVLGLLGVRAVGEALDELAALVSVLRHPGQVRAARRARRGAGAAGTDRARVRRLLAPWWLPYRHGLDFASDLVAAATNQAADVADRRRIAAAERDAATAPPAARHRDEDEEFADTGIVVRFLTNPVAVATAITVLALLIGVRDVVGGVAGGALSPAPGSVGEWWALHLEGRHPIGFGSDVPAPPYVLPLAVLGLPFGPSLLMSLLMAFAAPLGLWGAWRFLRVVGRLVTPYGAPRWLLLWGSVTWALVPLVAGAWGGGRWGIVVAAAVLPWMAHAALGFADPDADHRWRAGWRTGLALALLSAVAPPAWLVVAVLIGVLLGCAVRLLPSEAGDRSVWGPPLLALAVPLLVLLPWWLPALLEGGIAGTVLDIGRWPTAATSGWDLLAGRLGGLGAPVPVGYVLPVLAALALVPRATRIPVVVCWLVAAVSAVVAVPLAVTTIDIAGPAGQQPGLGAVLLMLQGAWITAIVLGGLSLHHLGDQAKPAQAVLALSGVVGLVAPLIGLVWFAGWGAEELDDPPASDVPVYMAQRAEQADQNGVLVLRGSKDTGLRYDVHRGDGPTVGEDEIAALTPEDTKVTATIRSLVTSPDPDAVARLADLGILYIVQAAPADGSVAASLDATTGLVQASSERGTRAWQVSPEPGPLPSHHAWLRWILLLVQAAAIPVLVVLALPPLRRNRDE; via the coding sequence GTGTCGCAACAACCCGAGGTGGCTGTCCTCCTGGTCAGCCACGACGGCAGCACCTGGCTGCCGGCGGTCCTCGACGGCCTGCTCGCGCAGACTGCGCCCCCCGCGCGCGTGGTGGCCGTCGACACCGGCAGCAAGGACGGCAGTGCCGACCTGGTCCGGGCCGCACTGGCCGGACGCCTGTCCCTCGAGCAGCGCTCCCTGGCCGGCGACACCGGGTTCCCCGACGCCGTCGCCGAGGGCCTGCTCGTCCTGGCCGAGACCGGCACCGCCCCGGACTGGGTGTGGATCCTCCACGACGACGCGAACCCCGCACCCGACGCCCTCGCCGCCCTGCTGGCCGCGGCCGCTGCGCGCCCCGACGCCGACATCCTCGGCCCCAAGCTGCGCGAGTGGCCCTCGCTGCGCCGGCTCCTCGAGCTGGGCGTCACGATCAGCGGCACCGGCCGGCGCGAGACCGGGCTGGAGCGCGGAGAGTACGACCAGGGCCAGCACGACGAGGTCCGCGAGGTGCTCGCGGTCAACTCGGCCGGCATGCTCGTGCGCCGCGAGGTGCTCGAGGAGCTCGGCGGCTTCGACAGTGCACTGCCGATCTTCGGCAACGACATCGACCTCGGCTGGCGCGCCGCCGCGGCCGGCCGCACCACGCTGGTCGTCCCCGACGCCGTCGTCTTCCACGCCGAGGCCGCCCACCGCGGCATCCGTCGTACGCCGCTGACCGGGCGGCACACCCACTTCCAGGAGCGCCGCGCCGCGCTCTTCACGCTGCTCGCCAACGGCCGTGGGGCCACGCTCCCGCTGCAGGTCCTGCGCCTGACCCTCGGCTCGCTGCTGCGCGTGCTCGGCCTGCTCGGTGTCCGCGCCGTCGGCGAGGCGCTGGACGAGCTCGCCGCCCTGGTCTCCGTGCTGCGGCACCCGGGCCAGGTCCGGGCGGCCCGCCGGGCACGACGTGGCGCCGGCGCCGCGGGCACCGACCGTGCGCGGGTACGACGCCTGCTGGCCCCGTGGTGGCTGCCCTACCGGCACGGCCTCGACTTCGCCTCCGACCTCGTCGCCGCAGCGACCAACCAGGCGGCCGACGTCGCCGACCGGAGGCGGATCGCGGCCGCCGAGCGCGACGCCGCCACGGCCCCGCCCGCCGCCCGGCACCGCGACGAGGACGAGGAGTTCGCCGACACCGGCATCGTCGTCCGCTTCTTGACGAACCCGGTCGCGGTCGCGACCGCGATCACCGTGCTGGCACTGCTCATCGGCGTGCGCGACGTCGTCGGCGGGGTCGCCGGCGGGGCCTTGTCGCCCGCGCCCGGCAGCGTCGGCGAGTGGTGGGCGCTGCACCTCGAGGGGCGGCACCCGATCGGGTTCGGCAGCGACGTGCCGGCGCCGCCGTACGTCCTGCCGCTCGCAGTGCTCGGCCTCCCGTTCGGCCCGTCGCTGCTGATGTCCCTGCTGATGGCGTTCGCCGCGCCGCTCGGGCTGTGGGGCGCCTGGCGCTTCCTGCGGGTGGTCGGCCGCCTCGTCACGCCGTACGGCGCACCGCGCTGGCTGCTGCTGTGGGGCTCGGTGACCTGGGCGCTGGTGCCGCTGGTCGCCGGCGCCTGGGGCGGTGGTCGCTGGGGGATCGTCGTCGCGGCGGCCGTGCTGCCGTGGATGGCGCACGCCGCGCTGGGCTTCGCCGATCCCGACGCCGACCACCGCTGGCGCGCCGGCTGGCGCACCGGCCTCGCGCTCGCCCTGCTGAGCGCCGTCGCGCCCCCGGCGTGGCTGGTCGTCGCGGTCCTGATCGGGGTGCTGCTCGGCTGCGCCGTGCGACTGCTGCCCAGCGAGGCCGGCGACAGGTCGGTCTGGGGGCCGCCGCTGCTCGCGCTCGCGGTGCCGCTGCTGGTGCTGCTGCCGTGGTGGCTGCCGGCCCTGCTGGAGGGCGGGATCGCCGGCACCGTGCTCGACATCGGTCGCTGGCCGACCGCGGCCACCTCCGGCTGGGACCTGCTCGCCGGCCGCCTCGGCGGCCTCGGCGCCCCGGTGCCGGTCGGCTACGTGCTGCCGGTGCTGGCTGCGCTGGCGCTGGTGCCGCGCGCGACCCGGATCCCGGTGGTCGTGTGCTGGCTGGTCGCTGCGGTGAGCGCCGTGGTCGCCGTACCGCTGGCCGTCACGACCATCGACATCGCCGGTCCGGCCGGCCAGCAGCCCGGCCTCGGCGCCGTCCTGCTGATGCTGCAGGGCGCGTGGATCACCGCGATCGTGCTGGGCGGCCTCTCGCTGCACCACCTCGGCGACCAGGCGAAGCCGGCACAGGCCGTGCTGGCGCTCTCCGGCGTCGTCGGCCTGGTCGCCCCGCTCATCGGTCTGGTCTGGTTCGCCGGCTGGGGCGCCGAGGAGCTCGACGACCCGCCGGCCTCCGACGTCCCCGTCTACATGGCCCAGCGCGCCGAGCAGGCCGACCAGAACGGCGTCCTGGTGCTGCGCGGCAGCAAGGACACCGGCCTGCGGTACGACGTCCACCGCGGCGACGGCCCGACCGTCGGCGAGGACGAGATCGCCGCGCTCACGCCGGAGGACACGAAGGTCACCGCGACCATCCGCTCGCTGGTCACCTCGCCCGACCCGGACGCGGTGGCCCGTCTCGCCGACCTCGGCATCCTCTACATCGTCCAGGCGGCACCCGCCGACGGGTCGGTCGCCGCCAGCCTCGACGCCACCACCGGCCTCGTCCAGGCCAGCTCCGAGCGGGGCACCCGCGCCTGGCAGGTCAGCCCCGAACCGGGACCGCTGCCGAGCCACCACGCCTGGCTGCGCTGGATCCTGCTGCTCGTCCAGGCCGCCGCGATCCCGGTGCTGGTCGTGCTCGCCCTCCCGCCGCTGCGAAGGAACCGCGATGAGTGA